TGGCAGCACACCCGTACTTGTGTACTGCGGGGAGACTACAATCTGGTAGTTCTAGATGAGCTGAGTTTGGCAGTCAATTTCAACTTGATCCCAGAGGCTGAGGTGCTGGAACTTTTGCAGCAGCGTCCAATCTCGGTCGACGTGATTCTGACGGGTCCCGACATGCCCCAATCTCTGCTCGACGCTGCCGATCAAATTACGGAACTGCGCCGTAGCTACTGCCCGTAGGGGCCGAAGAAATTATGCTCAAAAATGATGCCTGGATTACGCAAATGGCCCGTACAGGCATGATCCAGCCTTTCGAGCCTGCTTTGATACGACAGGTAGAAGAGCGCCGGGTGATCAGTTATGGCCTTTCTTCCTTTGGCTATGACATTCGCCTATCGCCTCTGGAATTTCGCATCTTTCGTCATATTCCGGGTACAGTCGTTGATCCTAAAAACTTCAACCCGGAGAATTTGGAGTCCACTTCTTTGCATGAGGATGCCAGCGGCCAATTCTTTATTTTGCCCGCTCATTCCTATGGCTTGGGCGTCGCCTTAGAACGGTTGGCTTTGCCTGATACCATTACGGCTCTATGCATTGGCAAATCAACTTACGCCCGCATTGGCGTCATTGCCAATCTCACTCCGGCTGAAGCCTCTTGGCGCGGTCATTTGACTTTAGAGTTTTCAAATTCCTCCAGCGCCGATTGCCGAATTTACGCTAATGAAGGGGTTGTGCAACTGCTGTTTCTAGAGGGCGAACCCTGTAAGGTCAGCTATGAAGCAAGGCAAGGCAAATATCAGGATCAACCCCAACAAGTCATCGTGGCTCGGGTCTGAGTTTAAAGTTCAAATTGAATCTCAGTTGGCTGTGCTCAGCTGTCTGGCAAGTCAAATTAATCAGCATACTGGCCTACTGCCGTAGGGCATTGTTATGAAGCGCGCAGTCTGTTGCCTGTTCTTGCAACAGGGCTATGGATTCTCTTTGTCTAGCTGCTCTAACCCTGAATCCCTCAGGGAAACGAGGAAAACTAGTGAGTAGATAGCAACAGCGATCCCCAAACCTACTCCAG
The Leptolyngbya sp. FACHB-261 DNA segment above includes these coding regions:
- the dcd gene encoding dCTP deaminase, translating into MLKNDAWITQMARTGMIQPFEPALIRQVEERRVISYGLSSFGYDIRLSPLEFRIFRHIPGTVVDPKNFNPENLESTSLHEDASGQFFILPAHSYGLGVALERLALPDTITALCIGKSTYARIGVIANLTPAEASWRGHLTLEFSNSSSADCRIYANEGVVQLLFLEGEPCKVSYEARQGKYQDQPQQVIVARV